In one window of Nocardiopsis aegyptia DNA:
- a CDS encoding PTS sugar transporter subunit IIB, with product MTTIQGSDIRKVVVACDAGMGSSVMLTSQLQRTLKPYGVTVEHSQVDRVPGDADVVLCHAGLLGRAQGNLPDKVVIGFQMFMGDPAFTRLEQAIKEGGSLAD from the coding sequence ATGACCACCATCCAAGGTTCGGACATCCGCAAGGTCGTCGTCGCCTGCGACGCCGGCATGGGCAGCAGTGTCATGCTCACCAGTCAGCTCCAGCGCACGCTCAAGCCGTACGGCGTGACCGTCGAGCACTCCCAGGTGGACCGCGTGCCCGGCGACGCCGACGTGGTGCTGTGCCACGCGGGCCTCCTGGGCCGCGCGCAGGGCAACCTCCCGGACAAGGTCGTCATCGGCTTCCAGATGTTCATGGGCGACCCGGCGTTCACCCGTCTGGAGCAGGCGATCAAGGAGGGCGGTTCCCTTGCCGACTGA
- a CDS encoding PTS sugar transporter subunit IIA yields the protein MPTDLALTADAVRLGRTAADKTDAIDQCGALLVDLGAVEPGYVPAMHEREASVSTFLGEGVAIPHGTDASRALIKETALAVVQFPDGVDWDGNTVYLAVGIAASGGEHIGVLSALATVLSDPARAERLRTASAPSDVLALLGPGTDA from the coding sequence TTGCCGACTGATCTCGCGCTGACCGCCGACGCAGTCCGGCTCGGCCGCACCGCGGCCGACAAGACGGACGCCATCGACCAGTGCGGTGCCCTGCTCGTCGACCTGGGCGCGGTCGAGCCCGGCTACGTGCCCGCGATGCACGAGCGCGAGGCCTCGGTCAGCACGTTCCTCGGCGAGGGCGTCGCCATCCCGCACGGGACGGACGCCTCGCGGGCGCTGATCAAGGAGACCGCGCTGGCCGTCGTCCAGTTCCCCGACGGGGTCGACTGGGACGGCAACACCGTGTACCTGGCGGTCGGCATCGCCGCCTCCGGGGGCGAGCACATCGGGGTCCTCTCGGCCCTGGCGACCGTGCTCAGCGACCCCGCGCGGGCCGAACGGCTGCGGACGGCGTCGGCGCCGTCCGATGTCCTCGCCCTGCTCGGCCCCGGAACGGACGCCTGA
- a CDS encoding zinc-dependent dehydrogenase, giving the protein MLVARFYAPGDIRLEQAPEPTVGPGQLKIAVANCSTCGTDVKISRHGHHHIDPPRVIGHEITGRISEIGEGVTGWAEGDRVQVIAAIPCGSCHECKAGRMPVCSRQQSMGYHYDGGFAESMIIPEAVLAVDGVNRVPDNIDMGEASLAEPLACVLNGQEIAGVSTGDTVVVMGAGPIGCLHVRLARARGAARVFLVDINRGRLDMSADVVRPDAAIAGEETDPVAEVLRLTGDRGADVVITAAASGRAQEDALRMVARGGRVSFFGGLPKDNPIIQLDSNLVHYREISIFGANGSSPAHNRRALELISSGAVPVADLITERMSLSDVHKAIETVAAGTAIKVTIQP; this is encoded by the coding sequence ATGCTCGTCGCCCGCTTCTACGCCCCCGGTGACATCCGCCTCGAGCAGGCACCCGAACCGACCGTGGGCCCCGGGCAGCTCAAGATCGCCGTCGCCAACTGCTCCACCTGCGGCACGGACGTGAAGATCTCCCGCCACGGCCACCACCACATCGACCCGCCGCGCGTGATCGGGCACGAGATCACCGGCCGGATCAGCGAGATCGGCGAGGGCGTCACGGGCTGGGCCGAGGGCGACCGCGTCCAGGTGATCGCGGCGATCCCGTGCGGTTCCTGCCACGAGTGCAAGGCCGGCCGGATGCCGGTGTGCTCCCGCCAGCAGTCCATGGGCTACCACTACGACGGCGGGTTCGCCGAGTCCATGATCATCCCCGAGGCCGTGCTCGCCGTCGACGGCGTCAACCGGGTCCCGGACAACATCGACATGGGCGAGGCGTCGCTGGCCGAGCCGCTGGCCTGCGTGCTCAACGGCCAGGAGATCGCGGGCGTCAGCACTGGCGACACGGTCGTCGTCATGGGCGCCGGTCCCATCGGCTGCCTGCACGTGCGACTGGCCCGTGCCCGCGGCGCGGCCCGCGTGTTCCTGGTCGATATCAACCGGGGGCGCCTGGACATGTCGGCCGACGTCGTCCGGCCGGACGCGGCGATCGCCGGCGAGGAGACCGACCCCGTGGCCGAGGTCCTGCGCCTGACCGGTGACCGGGGCGCGGACGTGGTCATCACCGCGGCCGCGTCGGGGCGGGCCCAGGAGGACGCACTGCGCATGGTGGCGCGCGGCGGCCGGGTCAGCTTCTTCGGCGGCCTGCCCAAGGACAACCCGATCATCCAGCTCGACTCCAACCTCGTGCACTACCGGGAGATCTCGATCTTCGGCGCGAATGGCTCCAGCCCGGCGCACAACCGCCGCGCTCTGGAGCTGATCTCCTCGGGCGCCGTGCCCGTCGCCGACCTCATCACCGAGCGGATGAGCCTGTCCGACGTGCACAAGGCCATCGAAACCGTCGCGGCGGGGACCGCGATCAAGGTGACGATCCAGCCGTGA
- a CDS encoding phosphoenolpyruvate--protein phosphotransferase, protein MMPQTGHPDIPTPRDAAREGTSAEGHEHADASGADRAGASRLEGIPAAPGAAVGPVARMSAPPTLPNTRPSSAGAATEADRARDALERVAAQFDARAEGLGEEAAAVLGALALMARDPELARRTAERTEAGDPAAWAVHTACGAYQELLLAAGGYLAERAADLADIRDRAVAHLLDLPMPGLPDPGRPHVLVADDLAPADTVQLDTDQVLAIVTRHGGPTSHTVILARSLGIPAVVGCEGADGLTDGTPVAVDGDTGRIDVEPDEERSASVLVRARRRRELLADSAGPGRTADGAPVALLLNVGEGDPDEAGAHDSEGVGLLRTEFLFLDRAEPPTVAEQTAAYARLFRAFDGRTVTVRTLDAGSDKPLAFAGTGPEDNPALGRRGFRTARVHPELLTDQLAAIRAAADGSGARVRVMAPMVSTPAEAAEFVALAREAGITEAGVMIEVPGAALLADRLLPRVDFVSLGTNDLAQYTMAADRTLGTLPDLLDPWQPALLELVGTVGGAGERSGRAVGVCGEAAADPLLAVVLVGLGATSLSMAAPALPAVRHALAHHTKQECRHLAGLALAAATAAEAREAVRAAASPDVADL, encoded by the coding sequence ATGATGCCGCAGACCGGCCACCCAGACATCCCGACACCCAGGGACGCCGCCCGCGAGGGCACCTCCGCGGAGGGACACGAGCACGCGGATGCCTCCGGGGCCGACCGCGCGGGCGCGTCCCGGCTGGAGGGGATCCCGGCGGCCCCCGGCGCCGCGGTCGGCCCCGTCGCGCGGATGTCCGCGCCGCCGACCCTGCCCAATACCCGCCCCTCCTCGGCGGGCGCCGCCACCGAGGCCGACCGGGCCCGTGACGCCCTCGAACGGGTGGCCGCCCAGTTCGATGCGCGGGCCGAGGGCCTGGGCGAGGAGGCCGCGGCGGTCCTGGGCGCGCTGGCGCTCATGGCCCGCGACCCCGAACTGGCCCGCCGCACGGCCGAGCGCACGGAGGCGGGCGATCCCGCGGCCTGGGCCGTCCACACCGCCTGCGGTGCCTACCAGGAACTCCTGCTGGCGGCCGGGGGGTACCTGGCCGAGCGGGCCGCCGACCTCGCCGACATCCGCGACCGCGCCGTCGCCCACCTGCTCGACCTGCCGATGCCCGGCCTGCCCGACCCCGGGCGGCCGCACGTGCTGGTCGCCGACGACCTCGCCCCGGCCGACACCGTCCAGCTCGACACCGACCAGGTGCTGGCGATCGTCACCAGGCACGGCGGCCCCACCAGCCACACCGTCATCCTGGCGCGGTCGCTCGGCATCCCCGCGGTCGTGGGCTGCGAGGGGGCCGACGGCCTGACCGACGGGACACCGGTCGCGGTCGACGGCGACACGGGCCGGATCGACGTCGAACCGGACGAGGAACGGTCCGCGTCGGTCCTGGTGCGGGCCCGGCGCCGGCGCGAACTCCTGGCCGACTCCGCGGGACCCGGCCGCACCGCCGACGGTGCCCCGGTGGCGCTGCTGCTCAATGTGGGCGAGGGCGACCCCGACGAGGCGGGCGCCCACGACAGCGAGGGCGTGGGGCTGCTGCGCACCGAGTTCCTGTTCCTGGACCGGGCCGAGCCGCCGACGGTGGCCGAGCAGACCGCCGCCTACGCGCGGTTGTTCCGGGCCTTCGACGGCCGTACCGTCACCGTGCGCACACTGGACGCGGGCTCGGACAAGCCGCTGGCCTTCGCGGGGACCGGGCCGGAGGACAACCCGGCGCTGGGCCGGAGGGGCTTCCGGACGGCCCGGGTACACCCGGAGCTGCTGACCGACCAGCTGGCGGCGATCCGGGCCGCGGCCGACGGGTCCGGGGCGCGGGTGCGCGTGATGGCGCCGATGGTGTCCACCCCGGCCGAGGCCGCGGAGTTCGTCGCGCTGGCCCGGGAGGCCGGGATCACCGAGGCGGGCGTCATGATCGAGGTGCCCGGCGCCGCCCTGCTGGCGGACCGCCTGCTGCCCCGGGTCGACTTCGTGTCCCTGGGGACCAACGACCTCGCGCAGTACACCATGGCCGCGGACCGGACCCTGGGCACGCTGCCGGACCTGCTCGACCCGTGGCAGCCCGCGCTGCTGGAGCTGGTGGGCACGGTCGGCGGCGCGGGGGAGCGGTCCGGCCGCGCGGTGGGTGTGTGCGGGGAGGCCGCGGCGGACCCGCTGCTCGCGGTGGTGCTGGTGGGGCTGGGGGCGACGAGCCTGTCGATGGCCGCTCCGGCGCTGCCCGCCGTGCGCCACGCGCTGGCGCACCACACCAAGCAGGAGTGCCGGCACCTGGCCGGGCTCGCACTGGCCGCCGCCACCGCGGCGGAGGCCAGGGAGGCGGTCCGCGCCGCGGCGAGCCCGGACGTCGCCGACCTCTGA
- a CDS encoding TetR/AcrR family transcriptional regulator produces MSATSTEAPTGGLRERKKAQLHDALLDTALRLFHEHGYQATTTEEIAARVGVSQRTFFRYFPSKEDILLEALEGVDRHLFDALRERPGDEPPLLALRNALSDQWDRVERASMLLRGGAAKLMKQNPELMAAHMRYCHVRQKKLAAVVAERVGVDPVADPRPDLVAAVFYAAVNTGVGAWVAADADFDDLPRTCLAQLDLLPEVLDDDWSTPG; encoded by the coding sequence ATGAGCGCGACGAGCACTGAGGCACCGACCGGCGGCCTGCGCGAACGCAAGAAGGCCCAGCTGCACGACGCCCTGCTCGACACCGCCCTGCGCCTGTTCCACGAGCACGGCTACCAGGCGACCACCACCGAGGAGATCGCCGCCCGGGTGGGGGTCTCCCAGCGGACGTTCTTCCGCTACTTCCCCTCCAAGGAGGACATCCTGCTGGAGGCACTGGAGGGCGTGGACCGGCACCTCTTCGACGCCCTGCGCGAGCGCCCCGGCGACGAGCCCCCGCTCCTGGCCCTGCGCAACGCGCTGAGCGACCAGTGGGACCGGGTCGAGCGCGCGTCCATGCTCCTGCGGGGCGGCGCGGCCAAGCTCATGAAGCAGAACCCCGAACTCATGGCGGCGCACATGCGCTACTGCCACGTGCGGCAGAAGAAGCTCGCGGCCGTCGTCGCCGAGCGCGTCGGGGTCGACCCGGTCGCCGACCCGCGACCGGACCTGGTGGCCGCGGTGTTCTACGCGGCGGTGAACACGGGCGTGGGCGCGTGGGTCGCCGCGGACGCCGACTTCGACGACCTGCCGCGGACGTGCCTGGCCCAACTGGACCTGCTCCCGGAGGTGCTCGATGACGACTGGAGCACGCCGGGCTGA
- a CDS encoding DHA2 family efflux MFS transporter permease subunit codes for MTAQTTAPPSKRAGGLRNSPWGTLVAIAFGVMMVALDGTIVAVANPAIGASLGASLAELQWVTHGYLLGLAVFLITAGKLGDRFGHRRTYLVGVVGFVLSSVAIALSFGVIMLVVFRILQGVFGALLLPAAMGLLRSGFPPEKLGRAFGVFGSLIGAATAGGPILGGVLVGTFGWEAVFFINAPVGAIALGLSLWLLRPNQATDPDSRMDVPGIILLSVAIFALVWALVEAPTAGWGAPVTLGSLAVALVVGVLFVLWERRPRHPLIPLALFANPSISIGTVIMVFMAVSLMGSLFFITFYLQGARGMSPAQTGLQLLPMTGMMAITSPIAGRVLDRVGPRIPTTAGLVVSAVGMFMLSRLTMETPVVYLSVAFILLGMGLSLVMTGATAAIIGAAPMRFAGVASAVQQAAMQLGGSLGTAVLGAVMSATIIATLPGRFADAGLPAPGTDELRTDQSTVAQGGAVVPEGATPDVAAAVTEASNLAFLSGLQWAFGIAAALLAVSAVMSLFMRGGMTGAGSEDEESAGTAAPAVHV; via the coding sequence ATGACCGCACAGACCACCGCTCCACCATCGAAGCGGGCGGGGGGACTGAGGAACAGCCCGTGGGGGACCCTGGTCGCCATCGCCTTCGGCGTCATGATGGTGGCCCTGGACGGGACCATCGTCGCGGTCGCCAACCCCGCCATCGGCGCGTCCCTGGGCGCCTCGCTCGCCGAACTCCAGTGGGTCACGCACGGCTACCTGCTCGGGCTCGCCGTCTTCCTCATCACCGCGGGCAAACTGGGTGACCGCTTCGGCCACCGGCGCACCTACCTCGTGGGGGTCGTGGGGTTCGTGCTCTCCTCGGTGGCGATCGCGCTGTCCTTCGGCGTCATCATGCTCGTCGTGTTCCGGATCCTGCAAGGCGTTTTCGGCGCCCTGCTGCTGCCCGCCGCGATGGGCCTGCTGCGTTCCGGCTTCCCGCCGGAGAAGCTCGGCCGGGCCTTCGGCGTCTTCGGCAGCCTCATCGGCGCGGCCACGGCCGGCGGGCCGATCCTCGGGGGCGTCCTGGTGGGCACCTTCGGTTGGGAGGCCGTGTTCTTCATCAACGCCCCGGTCGGCGCGATCGCCCTGGGACTCAGCCTGTGGCTGCTCCGGCCCAACCAGGCGACCGACCCCGACTCGCGGATGGACGTCCCCGGGATCATCCTGCTCAGCGTCGCCATCTTCGCGCTGGTGTGGGCGCTGGTCGAGGCGCCGACCGCGGGCTGGGGCGCGCCGGTCACGCTCGGATCGCTCGCCGTGGCCCTGGTCGTGGGCGTGCTGTTCGTGCTCTGGGAACGCCGCCCCCGGCACCCGCTGATCCCGCTGGCGCTGTTCGCCAACCCGTCGATCTCCATCGGCACCGTGATCATGGTGTTCATGGCCGTGAGCCTGATGGGCTCGCTGTTCTTCATCACCTTCTACCTGCAGGGCGCGCGCGGTATGAGCCCGGCGCAGACCGGCCTGCAACTGCTGCCGATGACCGGGATGATGGCGATCACCTCGCCCATCGCGGGCCGGGTCCTGGACCGCGTCGGTCCGCGCATCCCCACCACCGCGGGCCTGGTGGTGAGCGCCGTGGGCATGTTCATGCTCTCCCGGCTGACCATGGAGACCCCCGTCGTCTACCTGTCGGTGGCCTTCATCCTGCTCGGGATGGGGCTCAGCCTGGTGATGACCGGCGCCACGGCCGCGATCATCGGTGCCGCGCCGATGCGGTTCGCCGGGGTCGCCTCCGCGGTCCAGCAGGCCGCAATGCAGCTCGGCGGCTCCCTGGGGACCGCGGTCCTGGGCGCCGTGATGTCGGCGACGATCATCGCGACCCTGCCCGGGCGCTTCGCCGACGCCGGTCTGCCCGCCCCGGGCACGGACGAGCTGCGGACCGACCAGAGCACGGTCGCGCAGGGCGGGGCCGTGGTGCCCGAGGGCGCCACCCCCGACGTCGCCGCCGCCGTCACCGAGGCCAGCAACCTGGCCTTCCTGAGCGGCTTGCAGTGGGCGTTCGGGATCGCCGCGGCGCTGCTGGCCGTGTCCGCGGTGATGTCGCTGTTCATGCGCGGCGGGATGACCGGCGCGGGGTCCGAGGACGAGGAGTCCGCGGGGACCGCCGCGCCGGCCGTGCACGTCTGA
- the argJ gene encoding bifunctional glutamate N-acetyltransferase/amino-acid acetyltransferase ArgJ gives MSSQTPVPAGFRGVAGNIGIKDPHDDFFAVVSEVPAHVSAVFTRSRFAGSSVVLSRRAVADGRARGVAVIARNANVATMTGEANAREVQERVARAAGIEPEELLIASTGVIGVPYPMDRVRAFLDGLPAEFPPADLDRSAAAMMTTDTGPKTASARVGEATITGIAKGVGMIEPNMATMLAWFFTDADLDQPALDAMFRRVVDRTFNALSIDTDTSTSDSAAIFANGLAGGVDSDAFESALYDVALALVRKIASDGEGAGKLLEVRVTGARDDAQAKRVGKAVVNSPLVKTAVHGADPNWGRVAMAVGKNDAETDIVPENVRIVFGDVETYPTPATGETLARAAEHMKGEEVVISVDLGIAEGAFTVYGCDLTDGYIRINADYTT, from the coding sequence ATGAGCAGCCAGACCCCCGTGCCCGCCGGTTTCCGCGGCGTGGCAGGCAACATCGGGATCAAGGACCCCCACGACGACTTCTTCGCGGTCGTCTCGGAGGTGCCCGCCCACGTGTCCGCCGTGTTCACCCGGTCCCGGTTCGCCGGCTCCAGTGTGGTCCTGAGCCGCCGCGCGGTCGCCGACGGCCGCGCCCGCGGGGTCGCCGTCATCGCCCGCAACGCCAACGTCGCCACGATGACCGGGGAGGCCAACGCCCGCGAGGTGCAGGAGCGCGTGGCGCGCGCGGCGGGCATCGAGCCGGAGGAGCTCCTCATCGCCTCCACCGGGGTGATCGGCGTGCCCTACCCCATGGACCGGGTCCGGGCCTTCCTGGACGGCCTGCCCGCGGAGTTCCCCCCGGCCGACCTGGACCGCTCGGCGGCGGCGATGATGACGACCGACACCGGGCCCAAGACCGCCTCGGCCCGGGTCGGGGAGGCGACGATCACCGGCATCGCCAAGGGCGTGGGCATGATCGAGCCGAACATGGCGACCATGCTGGCCTGGTTCTTCACCGACGCCGACCTGGACCAGCCGGCCCTGGACGCGATGTTCCGCCGGGTCGTGGACCGCACGTTCAACGCGCTGAGCATCGACACCGACACCTCCACCAGCGACTCCGCGGCGATCTTCGCCAACGGGCTGGCGGGCGGCGTGGACTCCGACGCGTTCGAGTCGGCGCTCTACGACGTGGCGCTGGCGCTGGTGCGCAAGATCGCCTCCGACGGCGAGGGCGCGGGCAAGCTGCTGGAGGTGCGCGTCACCGGTGCTCGCGACGACGCCCAGGCCAAGCGGGTCGGCAAGGCCGTGGTGAACTCCCCGCTGGTCAAGACGGCCGTGCACGGCGCCGACCCCAACTGGGGCCGGGTGGCGATGGCGGTCGGCAAGAACGACGCGGAGACCGACATCGTGCCGGAGAACGTGCGGATCGTCTTCGGGGACGTGGAGACCTACCCGACCCCCGCCACCGGCGAGACCCTGGCGCGCGCCGCCGAGCACATGAAGGGCGAGGAGGTCGTCATCAGCGTCGATCTGGGCATCGCCGAGGGCGCGTTCACCGTCTACGGCTGCGACCTGACCGACGGCTACATCCGGATCAACGCCGACTACACGACCTGA